Proteins from a genomic interval of Paenibacillus sp. RC334:
- a CDS encoding aldo/keto reductase, with amino-acid sequence MEYSYLGKSGLKVSRLCLGTMNFGPETEEKEAFKIMDAALDAGINFFDTANVYGHDRKGWTEEIIGRWFQQGGGRREKVVLATKVYGDMKNENDGPNAGSGLSAYKIRRHLDASLKRLQTDHIELYQMHHIDRNVSWDELWGVFESVVDRGQVDYIGSSNFAGWHIAVAQAEAKARRFLGLVSEQHLYNLNERSAELEVLPAAQELGLGVIPWSPLAGGLLGRNALAGTGSRSARSKEKIEQNRGKLEQFAALSRELGEKEDVIALAWVLSHPAVTAPIIGPRTLDQLEDALRVPEVKLSEDVLSKLNEIFPGPGKPAPEAYAW; translated from the coding sequence ATGGAGTATTCATACTTGGGAAAGTCAGGCTTAAAGGTTAGTCGGTTGTGTCTGGGCACGATGAATTTTGGGCCGGAAACCGAAGAAAAGGAAGCGTTTAAAATTATGGATGCTGCGCTGGATGCGGGCATTAATTTCTTTGATACAGCCAATGTATATGGTCATGACCGCAAAGGGTGGACGGAGGAAATTATCGGACGCTGGTTTCAGCAGGGTGGCGGAAGACGCGAGAAGGTCGTGCTTGCGACGAAGGTATACGGGGATATGAAAAATGAGAACGACGGGCCGAACGCAGGATCAGGCTTGTCAGCTTACAAAATTCGCCGTCATTTGGATGCTTCTCTGAAACGTTTGCAGACCGATCATATCGAGCTGTATCAGATGCATCATATTGACCGAAACGTGTCATGGGATGAGCTGTGGGGTGTATTCGAGTCGGTTGTGGATCGGGGACAAGTTGATTATATCGGTTCCAGTAACTTTGCGGGCTGGCATATTGCTGTGGCGCAGGCCGAAGCGAAGGCACGCCGTTTTTTGGGGCTTGTATCCGAGCAGCATTTGTATAACCTGAATGAGCGTTCCGCCGAGCTAGAGGTATTACCTGCGGCCCAGGAGCTGGGACTCGGCGTTATTCCATGGAGCCCGCTGGCTGGCGGATTGCTGGGACGTAATGCATTGGCAGGTACAGGCTCGCGTAGCGCACGTTCCAAGGAAAAGATTGAACAAAATCGTGGGAAGCTGGAGCAATTTGCAGCGTTGTCCCGCGAGCTGGGCGAAAAGGAAGACGTGATTGCGCTGGCTTGGGTATTGTCTCATCCGGCCGTAACGGCTCCGATTATCGGCCCACGGACATTGGATCAGCTGGAGGATGCTCTGCGTGTGCCTGAGGTCAAATTGAGCGAGGATGTGCTTAGCAAGCTGAATGAGATTTTCCCTGGCCCCGGCAAACCTGCGCCGGAAGCCTACGCATGGTAA
- a CDS encoding GTP-binding protein: MNKKVIPVTVLSGYLGAGKTTILNHVLNNRDGMKVAVIVNDMSEVNIDAELVKKEGGLSRTEEKLVELSNGCICCTLREDLLLEVKKLAEQGEFDYILIESTGISEPVPIAQTFTYADEGTGIDLASLAKLDCMVTVVDANRFWHDFESGETLLDRRQATGEDDTRDISDLLIDQIETCDVLILNKCDLVQPAELDKLEGVLRRLQPEARIIRTSKGQVAPSDILNTGLFNFDKASQSAGWIRELELESHTPETDEYGINSFVYRRRRPFHPARLAEFMSYWPEEVVRAKGLAWIATPQDWAASISQAGPSIQFGPAGSWLAALSEEERQEIVAANPEALDNWDEQWGDRMNEIVMIGIGMKQSDLEIELDQCLLNDTEMNMDWSDFENPLPWSDGQ; this comes from the coding sequence ATGAATAAGAAAGTAATACCGGTAACGGTGCTGAGTGGATATTTGGGGGCAGGGAAAACAACGATTTTGAATCATGTGTTAAACAATCGGGATGGAATGAAAGTGGCCGTGATCGTCAATGACATGAGCGAAGTAAACATTGACGCCGAACTGGTAAAAAAAGAAGGTGGCTTGTCCAGAACAGAAGAGAAACTGGTTGAACTGTCCAACGGCTGTATTTGCTGCACATTGCGTGAAGACCTGCTGCTGGAAGTCAAGAAGCTGGCGGAACAAGGCGAGTTTGATTATATTTTAATCGAATCTACAGGGATCAGCGAACCTGTGCCTATCGCTCAAACCTTTACGTACGCCGATGAAGGGACAGGCATTGATTTGGCTTCCCTGGCAAAGCTCGATTGTATGGTGACTGTGGTCGATGCGAACCGTTTCTGGCATGATTTTGAATCAGGAGAAACGCTGCTGGATCGCAGGCAGGCTACGGGAGAAGACGACACGCGTGATATTTCGGACTTACTGATTGACCAGATTGAAACCTGTGATGTACTGATTCTGAATAAATGCGATTTGGTTCAGCCCGCGGAGCTGGACAAACTTGAGGGCGTGCTGCGCAGATTGCAGCCTGAAGCCAGAATCATTCGTACTTCCAAGGGACAGGTCGCTCCTTCGGACATTTTGAACACGGGATTGTTTAACTTTGACAAGGCCAGCCAATCCGCCGGATGGATTCGTGAGCTGGAGCTAGAGAGCCATACACCGGAAACGGACGAATATGGAATCAATTCCTTTGTATATCGACGCAGAAGACCGTTCCATCCTGCCAGATTGGCTGAATTTATGAGCTACTGGCCGGAGGAGGTCGTTCGCGCCAAAGGTTTGGCCTGGATTGCGACCCCTCAGGACTGGGCAGCCAGTATCAGCCAGGCAGGGCCCTCTATTCAGTTCGGACCGGCAGGAAGCTGGCTTGCGGCGTTGTCCGAGGAAGAACGGCAGGAGATCGTCGCAGCCAACCCTGAAGCTCTGGACAATTGGGACGAGCAATGGGGTGACCGCATGAACGAAATTGTCATGATTGGTATCGGAATGAAGCAATCGGACCTGGAAATAGAACTGGATCAATGTCTACTGAACGATACGGAGATGAACATGGATTGGTCTGACTTTGAAAATCCCTTGCCGTGGTCAGACGGGCAATAA
- a CDS encoding LysR family transcriptional regulator, which yields MNLFKYKVFLSVVETRSFTKAGELLKLTQSAISHAVSGLEHELGLTLLIRGRSGIKLTSNGERLMKHFREIVQMNERLYQEVDLIKGLETGTVKIGTFSSVSIQWLPGIIQKFNEHFPLIELKLLDGNYHNIENWIASGEADFGFVNLPALDVLEVLPLKKERMLCVLPSNHMLREQTTIRVDQLLDESFIMPASGCDTDVRRIFSQHKLAPKIKYELEDDHAIMAMVQNGLGVSILPEMILVQNPYELCIRPLDGPYSRSIGIAAASLKNMAPAAKKCMNFIAEWIR from the coding sequence ATGAATTTGTTTAAATATAAGGTCTTTCTTAGCGTAGTAGAAACAAGAAGCTTCACCAAAGCAGGAGAACTTCTCAAGCTTACACAATCCGCCATTAGCCATGCTGTTTCCGGTTTGGAACATGAATTGGGCTTGACTCTTCTGATTAGAGGACGTTCAGGCATCAAATTGACCAGCAATGGAGAACGTCTGATGAAGCATTTCAGAGAGATCGTACAAATGAACGAAAGGCTTTATCAAGAGGTCGATCTAATCAAAGGACTGGAGACCGGAACCGTCAAAATAGGTACGTTCTCAAGTGTATCCATCCAGTGGTTGCCCGGTATTATCCAAAAGTTTAATGAGCATTTTCCACTTATTGAACTGAAACTGCTCGACGGTAACTACCATAACATTGAGAATTGGATAGCCAGCGGAGAAGCTGATTTTGGCTTCGTTAATCTGCCTGCTTTAGACGTACTGGAAGTACTGCCGCTAAAAAAAGAAAGAATGCTGTGCGTACTGCCATCTAATCACATGCTTCGGGAGCAAACAACCATACGTGTGGATCAACTCCTCGATGAGTCCTTCATTATGCCTGCTTCTGGCTGCGACACCGATGTACGGAGAATTTTTTCACAGCACAAGCTTGCTCCGAAAATCAAATATGAATTAGAAGATGATCATGCCATTATGGCTATGGTGCAAAACGGACTGGGCGTAAGTATTCTTCCGGAAATGATTTTAGTTCAAAATCCTTATGAACTTTGTATTCGACCTTTGGATGGGCCATATTCACGTTCCATTGGTATTGCTGCTGCTTCTTTGAAGAACATGGCTCCAGCCGCCAAAAAGTGTATGAACTTCATTGCTGAATGGATTCGCTAG
- a CDS encoding antibiotic biosynthesis monooxygenase: protein MNSIAKTPQPPYYAAIFTSERTEGDGGYGKMGDKMEELAAEQPGFLGMESVRDQNGVGITVSYWESLDAIKNWKQNELHKVAQEKGKAEWYKTFGLRVSKVERDYFFTI, encoded by the coding sequence ATGAATTCAATTGCAAAAACGCCACAGCCCCCTTATTATGCTGCTATCTTTACTTCTGAACGTACTGAAGGAGATGGCGGATATGGAAAGATGGGAGACAAAATGGAGGAACTGGCTGCTGAACAACCTGGTTTTCTGGGCATGGAAAGTGTTCGTGACCAAAACGGAGTAGGCATCACGGTTTCTTATTGGGAATCCTTAGACGCTATAAAAAATTGGAAACAGAACGAGCTGCACAAGGTAGCACAGGAGAAAGGGAAAGCTGAATGGTATAAAACGTTTGGTTTAAGAGTGAGCAAGGTAGAACGAGATTATTTTTTTACAATATAA
- a CDS encoding DUF421 domain-containing protein, whose product MQDWAEVSLRTLMAIAILFLITKILGKRQVSQLSLFEYITGITIGNLAASIPLERESSWYLGTISLAVWVLTTLGIEFLQIKSKKARDFADGKTTILIKDGKILEDNLKKERLTLDELMEQLRSKNVFKVSDVEFALMETSGEVNVLLTKEKQPLTPKDLNMRQLPEKEPTAIIMDGQLMEQQMAYMGITQQWMDAKLKEKSLTVKDVFFAQVDPQGELYIDQYSDNVQMTKVQDSNQAVLTLLEQCTTELQKLATGSSEQQSKQLFEQCSQSLKQAIQEMKPINPTEP is encoded by the coding sequence ATGCAGGATTGGGCCGAGGTTTCTTTGCGCACATTAATGGCTATCGCTATATTATTTTTAATTACCAAAATTCTCGGAAAACGTCAGGTATCGCAGCTTTCCTTGTTTGAATATATAACGGGAATTACGATCGGTAACCTGGCTGCTTCTATTCCTTTGGAACGGGAGTCCTCCTGGTACTTGGGCACTATATCGTTAGCGGTATGGGTTCTGACGACACTGGGCATTGAATTTTTGCAAATTAAAAGCAAGAAGGCCAGAGATTTTGCCGATGGGAAAACCACAATCCTGATCAAGGACGGCAAAATTTTAGAAGACAATCTGAAAAAAGAACGGCTCACCCTGGATGAACTCATGGAGCAGCTGCGGAGCAAGAATGTATTCAAGGTATCTGACGTAGAATTTGCCCTTATGGAGACCAGCGGTGAAGTCAATGTGCTGTTAACCAAAGAAAAGCAGCCCTTAACGCCTAAGGATCTGAATATGCGGCAACTACCGGAGAAGGAACCAACAGCCATTATTATGGATGGACAACTCATGGAGCAGCAAATGGCATACATGGGAATTACTCAGCAATGGATGGATGCAAAGCTGAAAGAAAAGAGCCTGACGGTCAAAGACGTATTTTTCGCGCAGGTGGACCCGCAAGGGGAATTATACATTGACCAATACAGCGATAACGTACAGATGACCAAGGTACAGGACTCTAATCAAGCCGTGCTGACGCTGCTGGAACAATGCACGACTGAACTGCAAAAGCTGGCAACGGGCTCCAGTGAGCAGCAAAGCAAGCAGCTTTTTGAGCAATGCTCACAAAGCTTAAAGCAAGCGATTCAGGAAATGAAGCCGATAAATCCAACTGAACCCTGA
- a CDS encoding glutaredoxin family protein produces the protein MSSKPKVVLWSKTGCHFCGEIKSYLESQNQPYENIQVDGNDALRDVLETKYGVRFVPVVEVGGDNKYEALLNPDLEELGKVLESYSQAV, from the coding sequence ATGTCATCCAAACCTAAAGTTGTATTGTGGAGTAAAACAGGCTGTCATTTTTGTGGAGAGATCAAATCGTATCTGGAATCCCAAAATCAGCCTTATGAAAATATTCAGGTGGACGGAAATGATGCCCTGCGTGACGTACTGGAGACTAAATATGGTGTTCGCTTTGTCCCTGTTGTTGAGGTAGGCGGGGATAACAAATATGAGGCGCTGCTCAACCCGGATCTGGAAGAGCTTGGGAAAGTGCTGGAAAGTTACAGTCAAGCGGTATAA
- a CDS encoding LLM class flavin-dependent oxidoreductase encodes MAKDRQIKFGAIIHGVGGSMTTWRHPEVPADASVNFEFYKTQAQKAEEGKFDLVFIADGLFINEKSIPHFLNRFEPITILSALAGVTKHIGLVGTLSTSYSEPFTVARQFSSIDHISGGRAGWNVVTSPLEGSALNFNKGEHPSHPQRYKIAEEYLQVTKGLWDSWEEDAFVRDKESGVFFDPEKLHTLNHKGEFFSVQGPLNIGRSKQGQPVIFQAGSSEDGKNLAAKEADAVFTGHETLEEAQQFYRDVKERAVRYGRSEEDIVILPGISPIIGSTTEEAERKYEEITNLVTIEAALKFLGRFFDHHDFSQYPLDEPFPELDGIGSNSFRSGTDKIKRTAKEQNLTLREVALRSATPRTAFIGTAEQVADRVQEWFERKGADGFIIGSDVPSGLHDFVNLVVPILQERGIYRQDYEFSTLRENLGVPIPENRYTAAKSKVKIDA; translated from the coding sequence ATGGCTAAAGACAGACAAATCAAATTTGGTGCCATTATTCACGGTGTTGGAGGTAGCATGACAACTTGGCGTCACCCTGAAGTGCCTGCGGACGCGAGTGTTAATTTTGAATTTTATAAAACACAGGCGCAAAAGGCAGAGGAAGGCAAGTTTGACCTTGTTTTTATCGCAGACGGTTTGTTCATTAACGAGAAATCCATTCCTCACTTTCTGAACCGTTTTGAGCCGATTACGATTTTGTCCGCTTTGGCCGGGGTGACGAAGCATATCGGGCTGGTTGGCACGCTATCGACTTCCTACAGCGAACCGTTTACAGTAGCACGCCAGTTTTCTTCCATTGACCATATCAGCGGAGGGCGTGCAGGCTGGAATGTGGTGACTTCCCCGCTGGAAGGCTCCGCTCTTAACTTTAATAAAGGCGAGCATCCATCGCATCCACAGCGTTACAAAATTGCGGAGGAATATTTGCAGGTAACCAAAGGACTGTGGGATTCGTGGGAAGAGGATGCGTTCGTTCGTGATAAGGAATCCGGCGTGTTCTTTGACCCTGAAAAGCTGCATACTCTGAACCATAAAGGCGAGTTTTTTTCTGTGCAGGGTCCGTTGAACATTGGACGATCCAAGCAGGGGCAGCCGGTTATTTTCCAGGCAGGCTCCTCGGAGGATGGCAAAAATCTGGCCGCCAAGGAAGCAGATGCTGTATTTACGGGACATGAAACGCTGGAGGAAGCGCAGCAGTTTTACCGTGATGTGAAGGAACGGGCGGTACGCTATGGCAGATCCGAAGAGGATATTGTCATCTTGCCGGGCATTTCACCGATTATCGGTAGCACGACGGAAGAAGCAGAGCGTAAGTATGAGGAGATTACCAATTTAGTGACGATTGAGGCTGCGTTAAAATTTTTGGGCCGCTTCTTCGATCATCATGATTTCTCACAGTATCCGTTGGATGAGCCATTCCCAGAGCTTGATGGTATCGGCAGCAATTCCTTCCGTAGCGGCACCGATAAAATCAAACGGACGGCCAAAGAACAAAATCTGACGCTGCGCGAGGTGGCATTACGTTCGGCAACACCTAGAACTGCGTTTATCGGTACAGCTGAACAGGTAGCGGATCGGGTGCAGGAGTGGTTTGAAAGAAAAGGAGCAGATGGATTCATTATCGGTTCTGATGTACCGTCGGGTCTGCATGATTTCGTAAATCTGGTGGTGCCTATCTTGCAGGAGCGCGGCATTTACCGTCAGGATTATGAATTTAGCACATTGCGTGAAAACCTGGGTGTGCCGATTCCTGAGAACCGCTACACAGCAGCTAAATCTAAAGTGAAGATAGACGCATAA
- the ssuE gene encoding NADPH-dependent FMN reductase, giving the protein MSKVVILSGSPSTQSRLYGLINYTTEQLQQAGAEVILLNVVDLPAEDLVRANFNSPDITAALALIAAADAIIVASPVYKAAYSGLLKIFLDLVPQEGLRGKPVLPLFIGGTLAHLLVIDYALKPVLNALGGRHILGGVYAVDQWVERLPDGAYGLSEELVSRLDRSVKELTELLK; this is encoded by the coding sequence ATGTCTAAGGTTGTCATCCTGTCAGGCAGTCCGTCTACACAATCCCGTCTATACGGCTTGATTAACTATACGACCGAGCAATTGCAGCAGGCTGGAGCGGAGGTCATATTGCTGAATGTGGTCGACTTGCCAGCCGAGGATCTGGTGAGGGCTAACTTTAACAGTCCCGATATTACAGCAGCTCTTGCGTTGATTGCAGCAGCAGACGCCATTATCGTGGCTTCTCCCGTGTACAAAGCCGCCTATTCCGGCTTGTTGAAGATATTTTTGGATTTGGTGCCGCAGGAGGGGCTGCGAGGTAAGCCCGTACTTCCTTTATTTATCGGAGGCACGCTGGCTCACCTGCTGGTCATTGATTACGCTTTGAAGCCAGTGCTTAACGCGTTGGGAGGAAGACATATTCTCGGCGGTGTGTATGCGGTAGATCAGTGGGTTGAACGCTTGCCAGATGGAGCATACGGGCTGTCGGAGGAACTGGTTTCACGGCTGGATCGCTCTGTAAAAGAGCTGACGGAGCTATTAAAGTAA
- a CDS encoding LysR family transcriptional regulator produces MNIENMEAFVYVNHYGSFNKAADALFLSQPSVTARIQTLERELECKLFDRQSKQTILTEDGRKFLPYAEQMLQVLQKGKQKLQQRKKTPQQIRIGCTISVSNYIIPEILKQLRARYPEINYKIVTATTDQLVHKLLNREVDISFVRKVMHPAIRTLAFYEDPISLYVYDGHPFMKTGKASIQDIQHETLVFFECGSLDWMRIHRSFESLEQPPDIAFQVDNVVTAKKLVLEEAGIAFLPDVCVNREVKDKKLFRIHVPEVAGVSMQISIVATKEDCAVSSDFADALTEGFRGAVL; encoded by the coding sequence ATGAATATCGAGAATATGGAAGCCTTTGTATACGTGAATCATTATGGCAGTTTTAACAAGGCGGCAGATGCGTTGTTCTTATCACAGCCCTCTGTCACAGCCCGGATCCAGACGCTGGAGCGCGAGCTGGAATGCAAGCTGTTCGACCGCCAAAGCAAGCAAACCATTTTGACGGAGGATGGACGAAAGTTTCTTCCTTATGCGGAGCAAATGCTTCAAGTGCTGCAAAAAGGGAAGCAAAAGCTTCAACAGCGCAAAAAAACTCCTCAGCAAATTCGAATCGGCTGCACGATATCGGTGTCGAACTATATCATTCCTGAGATATTAAAGCAGCTCCGCGCTCGTTATCCGGAGATTAACTACAAAATTGTGACGGCTACGACGGATCAACTGGTACATAAGCTGTTGAACCGTGAGGTAGACATTAGTTTTGTCCGTAAAGTGATGCATCCGGCCATTCGTACGCTTGCTTTTTATGAAGATCCCATTTCCCTGTATGTATACGACGGTCATCCGTTTATGAAGACTGGAAAGGCCAGCATACAGGATATTCAGCATGAAACGCTGGTGTTTTTTGAATGCGGATCATTGGACTGGATGAGGATTCATCGGTCTTTTGAATCACTGGAGCAACCGCCGGATATTGCCTTTCAGGTAGATAATGTGGTTACAGCCAAGAAGCTGGTGCTGGAAGAAGCGGGGATTGCCTTTTTGCCGGACGTTTGTGTGAACCGTGAGGTGAAGGATAAAAAACTGTTCCGCATTCATGTACCAGAGGTAGCCGGGGTGTCCATGCAGATTAGCATTGTGGCGACCAAAGAAGACTGTGCGGTGAGCTCGGATTTTGCAGATGCATTGACAGAAGGCTTTCGGGGGGCTGTTTTGTAA
- a CDS encoding transporter substrate-binding domain-containing protein, translating into MKKWFAMLSVMAIILVLAGCGSSDNASNASGASGSNGDVKKIIVGTGTQFKNVCFIDENGNLTGFDVELIKELDKRLPQYEFEFKTMDFGNLLLSLDAGKIDLVSHQMEKNPEREEKYLFNKNPYSIFLNRVAVAKDNNTIQSIDDLKGKKILTSPTSNAAYVLKEYNKTHGDALNIVYTSGAANDTVQQITSGRIDATITTDFANRFNTDEKGEVALKTVGDPLTQSDVLYVLNKNEQGLADDLDKAIQEVKDDGTLSKLSIKWLGEDFTKSLDDVKKEGTSSKK; encoded by the coding sequence ATGAAAAAGTGGTTTGCAATGTTATCCGTTATGGCGATTATTCTGGTGTTGGCAGGCTGCGGCTCCTCTGATAATGCGTCTAACGCGTCTGGCGCGTCCGGTTCGAACGGAGACGTGAAAAAAATTATTGTAGGTACAGGCACTCAATTTAAAAATGTATGCTTTATTGACGAAAATGGAAATTTAACAGGCTTTGACGTTGAGCTGATCAAGGAGCTGGACAAGCGCCTGCCTCAATACGAATTTGAATTCAAAACGATGGACTTCGGCAATCTGCTGCTGAGTCTGGATGCCGGTAAAATTGATCTGGTATCGCATCAAATGGAAAAAAACCCGGAGCGTGAAGAGAAGTATCTGTTCAACAAAAATCCGTACAGTATTTTCCTGAACAGAGTCGCTGTAGCGAAGGATAACAATACCATTCAATCGATTGATGATCTGAAAGGCAAAAAGATACTTACCAGTCCGACCAGTAATGCGGCATATGTATTGAAGGAATACAACAAAACACACGGGGATGCCCTGAACATTGTTTATACAAGCGGTGCAGCCAATGATACGGTGCAACAGATTACGAGCGGCCGTATAGATGCTACCATTACGACAGACTTTGCGAACCGCTTTAACACCGATGAAAAAGGAGAAGTAGCCCTGAAAACCGTCGGTGATCCTTTGACTCAATCGGATGTATTGTATGTACTGAACAAAAATGAGCAAGGATTGGCAGATGATCTGGATAAAGCTATTCAGGAAGTGAAGGACGACGGTACATTGTCGAAGCTGAGCATCAAATGGCTTGGAGAAGATTTCACGAAGTCTCTGGATGATGTGAAAAAAGAAGGCACAAGCAGCAAGAAATAG
- a CDS encoding amino acid ABC transporter permease, which translates to MSREFNIDYVFSFIPKMLSYLHITLFIVASSLLLGLIIGLLVALPRMYNIPFLKRVSQVYVSFFRGTPILIQLFLVYYGLPELLKLVNINSSRWDVLWFAVATYALNSGAFISEIIRSGVEAVDRGQIEAAQSVGMSGYQTFTRIILPQALAVVVPVFSNLVIANLKDTSLAFTIGAMEMTGKSQTLGAATQHFVETYIALSLIYLVVSLILQKLFKVLENTLLKHEHRDTVQSEPKKRKSFVVRYLNPRLSKGGKSI; encoded by the coding sequence ATGAGCAGAGAGTTTAATATCGATTATGTTTTTAGCTTTATCCCGAAAATGCTGTCTTATTTACACATCACATTGTTTATTGTGGCTAGCTCGCTTTTGTTAGGACTAATCATCGGCCTGCTGGTTGCGCTGCCTCGTATGTATAATATTCCTTTTCTCAAACGTGTCTCTCAGGTGTATGTTTCATTTTTTCGTGGAACACCTATTCTGATCCAGCTCTTTCTGGTGTATTACGGCTTGCCTGAGCTGCTGAAGCTGGTGAATATCAATTCCTCCAGATGGGATGTGTTGTGGTTTGCCGTAGCGACCTATGCGCTAAACAGCGGGGCCTTTATTTCCGAGATTATCCGATCGGGTGTAGAGGCGGTAGATCGGGGACAAATCGAGGCAGCACAGTCCGTCGGCATGTCAGGCTATCAGACTTTTACACGTATCATATTGCCGCAAGCGCTGGCTGTTGTGGTTCCGGTATTTTCCAATCTGGTGATCGCCAATTTGAAGGATACTTCGCTGGCGTTTACCATCGGAGCTATGGAGATGACGGGGAAATCGCAGACACTGGGTGCGGCTACCCAGCATTTTGTTGAAACCTATATCGCGTTGTCTCTTATTTATCTGGTGGTCAGCCTGATTTTGCAAAAACTGTTCAAGGTACTGGAAAATACGCTTCTCAAGCATGAGCATCGGGACACAGTCCAAAGCGAGCCCAAGAAACGAAAAAGTTTTGTGGTGCGTTATCTGAACCCCCGTCTTAGTAAAGGAGGCAAGAGCATATGA
- a CDS encoding amino acid ABC transporter permease: protein MSLDFGFIYTAFLGLFSALPNTLIITVVSVLAGLVIGIITALARIYKVPVLSQISHGYVTFIRGTPMLMHLLLIYFSLPLFIDAGARHFGWSFHSKDVPYMVFALISFSITSGAYMSEVVRSGIQSVNRGQIEAAYAVGMTTWQVLRRIVFPQAFVVSLPNLTNSVIGMLHGSTLAFTVSVTEIQAQAEILASTNWKYLEVYIAAALIFWGLTVLIERISGLVEKKINVFNGGRAS from the coding sequence ATGAGTCTGGATTTTGGATTTATATATACGGCCTTTCTGGGGTTGTTCTCGGCGTTGCCCAACACGTTAATCATTACGGTGGTCTCCGTACTGGCGGGACTGGTCATCGGAATTATAACGGCTCTGGCCCGAATTTATAAGGTGCCTGTGTTGTCCCAGATTTCCCATGGCTACGTTACCTTTATCCGTGGTACGCCGATGCTGATGCATTTGCTGCTTATTTATTTCAGTTTACCTTTGTTCATTGATGCGGGAGCCAGGCATTTTGGCTGGTCGTTTCATTCTAAAGATGTTCCCTATATGGTATTTGCACTCATTTCGTTCTCGATTACAAGTGGCGCGTATATGTCCGAGGTGGTCCGTTCCGGGATTCAATCCGTAAACCGGGGGCAAATCGAAGCAGCCTATGCAGTCGGGATGACGACGTGGCAGGTGCTGCGGCGTATCGTGTTTCCACAGGCGTTCGTGGTCAGTCTGCCGAACCTGACGAATTCTGTTATTGGGATGCTTCATGGCTCTACGCTGGCCTTTACAGTTTCCGTCACGGAAATCCAGGCTCAGGCTGAAATTTTAGCATCTACAAACTGGAAGTACCTGGAGGTTTATATCGCGGCAGCACTGATTTTCTGGGGTTTGACGGTGCTGATTGAACGAATTTCCGGCTTGGTGGAGAAAAAAATCAATGTGTTTAATGGGGGTAGAGCATCATGA
- a CDS encoding amino acid ABC transporter ATP-binding protein, whose protein sequence is MIRLQNITKSFGKHEVLKGIDLTVNKGEVVVILGPSGSGKTTLLRCINYLEKPNDGEVSIGDFTVNCKRPAKKDVLALRQKTAMVFQQYNLFKHKTALENVMEGLVVVRKVKQEEAKKISIEVLEKVGLSEKLNHYPSQLSGGQQQRVGIARALALNPEVILFDEPTSALDPELVGEVLSVIRKIAKEGITMIVVTHEMGFARDVSNHVVFMDDGHIIEEGSPDDIFNRPQEERTKQFLKRITPEYNYSI, encoded by the coding sequence ATGATCCGTCTGCAAAATATAACGAAATCGTTCGGCAAGCACGAGGTGCTCAAAGGCATTGATTTAACTGTGAATAAGGGAGAGGTCGTTGTCATTCTCGGACCGAGCGGCTCGGGGAAAACGACGTTGCTGCGCTGCATCAATTATCTGGAAAAGCCGAATGACGGGGAGGTCAGCATTGGAGATTTTACGGTAAACTGCAAGCGACCTGCGAAGAAAGATGTTTTGGCTCTACGCCAAAAAACGGCCATGGTCTTCCAGCAATACAATCTGTTCAAGCATAAAACGGCGTTGGAAAACGTGATGGAAGGGCTTGTCGTCGTCCGCAAGGTGAAGCAGGAGGAAGCGAAGAAGATCAGTATCGAAGTGCTCGAAAAGGTCGGTCTGAGCGAAAAACTGAATCATTATCCGAGTCAGCTATCCGGCGGGCAGCAGCAGCGTGTCGGTATTGCGCGTGCATTGGCGCTGAACCCGGAAGTGATTTTGTTCGATGAGCCGACCTCGGCGCTAGATCCTGAACTGGTGGGAGAGGTGCTGTCAGTTATTCGCAAGATCGCGAAGGAAGGCATTACGATGATTGTCGTCACGCATGAGATGGGCTTTGCGCGGGATGTTTCCAATCACGTGGTATTTATGGATGATGGCCACATTATCGAAGAAGGCAGCCCGGACGACATTTTCAATCGTCCCCAAGAGGAACGCACGAAGCAATTTCTGAAACGGATTACACCGGAATATAACTATTCAATTTAG